A part of Helicobacter himalayensis genomic DNA contains:
- a CDS encoding c-type cytochrome has translation MKKLLLLAFVGFASFALADAPATFKKCVSCHGADGKKTSFGNAEIAGLGKAEIVEDLKAYRAGTLNRHGKANLMKPNAAKLTDEEIDELATYISGLPK, from the coding sequence ATGAAAAAGTTGTTACTTTTAGCGTTTGTTGGGTTTGCAAGTTTTGCGCTAGCTGATGCGCCTGCTACTTTCAAAAAATGCGTTAGTTGCCATGGAGCTGATGGAAAGAAAACAAGTTTTGGTAATGCTGAAATTGCTGGACTTGGTAAAGCAGAAATTGTAGAAGACTTGAAAGCTTATCGTGCTGGAACGCTTAATCGCCATGGTAAAGCAAACCTTATGAAACCAAATGCCGCAAAGCTTACAGATGAGGAAATCGATGAGCTTGCAACTTACATTTCAGGGTTACCAAAATAA
- the pseI gene encoding pseudaminic acid synthase has protein sequence MPQKPLLVAELSANHSGSLEVAKDSFQAIAKSGAKAVKLQTYTPDCLTLNAKNKYFQIKGSPWEGRYLYDLYKEAQTPWEWHKELFKLGKELGLLVFSSPFSPKGVEFLESLDCPMYKIASFEVLDLELIAEVARCKKPVILSSGIANDEEIALALEVCYKYGAYDITLLHCVSSYPAPLDSMNLAQMPRIKEKFGVKFGLSDHTLDTLCACIATSLGASVIEKHFILDKSLQSADSSFSLDARGFTELSKVIDETFCALGNGVDSNAPKKGREFARGIWVSEEIKKGAILTHQNIKILRPNIEGGLHPKSYSEILGCKATRDLHFGEPLRGGDFTH, from the coding sequence ATCCCTCAAAAGCCCTTACTTGTAGCAGAACTAAGTGCAAATCATAGTGGAAGTTTGGAAGTGGCAAAAGATTCTTTTCAAGCCATTGCCAAAAGTGGCGCAAAGGCGGTGAAATTGCAAACTTACACGCCTGATTGCCTTACTTTGAATGCAAAAAATAAATATTTTCAAATCAAAGGCTCGCCGTGGGAAGGGCGATATTTGTATGATTTATACAAAGAGGCGCAAACACCTTGGGAGTGGCATAAGGAGCTTTTTAAGCTAGGAAAAGAGCTAGGATTGCTTGTTTTTAGCTCGCCATTTTCACCAAAAGGTGTGGAGTTTTTAGAATCCCTTGATTGCCCAATGTATAAAATTGCGAGTTTTGAGGTGCTAGATTTGGAGCTTATCGCTGAGGTGGCGCGGTGTAAGAAACCTGTGATTTTATCAAGTGGCATTGCAAATGATGAAGAAATCGCACTCGCATTAGAAGTGTGCTACAAGTATGGCGCGTATGATATTACGCTTTTGCATTGTGTGAGTAGTTATCCTGCCCCGCTAGATTCTATGAATCTAGCGCAAATGCCAAGGATTAAAGAAAAATTTGGCGTGAAGTTTGGTTTATCTGACCACACGCTAGATACACTTTGTGCGTGCATTGCGACGAGTTTGGGCGCGAGTGTGATTGAAAAGCATTTTATTTTGGATAAAAGCTTGCAGAGTGCGGATAGTAGCTTTAGTCTTGATGCACGCGGATTTACAGAGCTAAGCAAGGTTATTGATGAGACATTTTGTGCGTTAGGAAATGGGGTGGATTCTAATGCGCCAAAAAAAGGCAGGGAGTTTGCACGTGGAATTTGGGTGAGTGAAGAGATTAAAAAAGGCGCGATTTTAACGCATCAAAATATTAAAATCTTGCGCCCAAACATAGAGGGTGGCTTGCACCCAAAAAGTTATAGCGAGATTTTAGGGTGCAAGGCGACACGCGATTTGCACTTTGGTGAGCCATTAAGAGGAGGCGATTTCACGCATTAA
- a CDS encoding YihY family inner membrane protein, which translates to MLATHFKKIGTLYRKIRIEFHTIYNFFDQQLIYAASLSFYSIFALIPLLLIFFSILLNIPQFHAQVQDLKETILSNMLPTHTDMLSQYLDTFLENSTKLGVMGIVSVLITSILFFRNFEYVAAKMFNSKPKNFLDSLVVYWTMITLFPISLALSVYFSSEVQKTLKGVADLSLLFDWLPYVITWSMFLLLFKISANKPLNLLALVCSSLGTTIVWLITKWGFVYYIFYNETYKSIYGQISILLFLMTWIYVSWVIILCGMRVCEGLMSNFGKKIEQTFGFKSMV; encoded by the coding sequence ATGCTTGCAACACATTTTAAAAAAATTGGCACACTCTATCGCAAAATAAGAATTGAATTTCACACAATCTACAATTTTTTTGACCAGCAACTTATCTACGCCGCTTCGCTAAGCTTTTATAGCATTTTTGCGCTTATCCCGCTGTTGCTTATTTTTTTCTCAATCCTGCTTAATATCCCGCAGTTTCACGCCCAAGTCCAAGACCTCAAAGAAACAATTCTTTCAAATATGCTTCCTACGCATACTGATATGCTTTCTCAATACCTTGACACCTTTTTAGAAAACTCCACAAAACTCGGCGTGATGGGGATTGTCTCTGTGCTTATCACTTCAATTTTATTCTTTCGTAACTTTGAATACGTCGCGGCAAAAATGTTTAACTCTAAGCCAAAAAATTTCCTAGATTCCCTCGTGGTGTATTGGACGATGATAACGCTTTTCCCCATCTCACTAGCCCTTTCTGTGTATTTTAGTTCAGAGGTGCAAAAGACGCTTAAAGGCGTGGCAGATTTGAGCCTGCTTTTTGATTGGCTGCCTTATGTTATCACTTGGTCGATGTTTTTGCTCCTTTTTAAAATCTCGGCAAACAAGCCCTTAAATCTTTTAGCGCTTGTTTGTTCTAGCCTTGGGACGACGATTGTGTGGCTTATCACAAAATGGGGCTTTGTGTATTATATTTTTTACAATGAAACTTACAAAAGCATTTATGGGCAAATTTCGATTTTGCTTTTTTTGATGACTTGGATTTATGTCTCTTGGGTGATTATATTATGCGGAATGCGCGTATGCGAGGGATTGATGAGTAATTTTGGTAAGAAAATCGAGCAAACCTTTGGCTTTAAAAGTATGGTCTAG
- the rfaD gene encoding ADP-glyceromanno-heptose 6-epimerase: MKYIYDDLVQKNILITGGAGFIGSNLALYFQKHHPQANVCVFDKFRDGSTFPSGNPTSLGHFKNLLDFKGEIIVGDITKDLYKIKGRDFDYIFHQAAISDTTAMDQNLMIRTNFEAFVELYEIAKEQNAMLIYASSAGTYGNTPAPNIVGVNEIPENVYGYSKLNMDIFTLKELAKDSQIPLIGLRYFNVFGERETFKGKTASMVLQLGLQALEHKKVRLFEFGEQQRDFVYIKDVVQANVKAMEAQKSGVYNVGSGVARSYNDIINALKAELGDFEVEYIKNPYSFFQTHTQADISLTSEFLSYTPRFSLESGIKTYIPEIRRVYEKRLFG, translated from the coding sequence ATGAAATATATTTATGATGACTTAGTGCAAAAAAATATTCTTATCACAGGCGGTGCGGGCTTTATAGGAAGTAATCTCGCGCTTTATTTTCAAAAGCATCACCCGCAGGCAAATGTTTGCGTGTTTGATAAATTCCGCGATGGTAGCACCTTCCCTAGTGGGAATCCTACGAGCTTGGGGCATTTTAAGAATCTGCTTGATTTTAAGGGTGAAATTATTGTGGGCGACATTACGAAGGATTTGTATAAAATTAAAGGGCGTGATTTTGATTATATTTTCCATCAGGCGGCTATTTCTGACACCACCGCAATGGATCAAAACTTAATGATTCGCACAAATTTCGAAGCCTTTGTGGAATTGTATGAGATTGCAAAAGAGCAAAATGCAATGCTCATCTATGCCTCATCTGCGGGCACTTATGGCAACACGCCCGCGCCAAATATCGTGGGGGTAAATGAGATTCCAGAAAATGTGTATGGATATTCAAAGCTCAATATGGATATTTTCACACTCAAAGAGTTGGCAAAAGATTCTCAAATACCGCTTATTGGACTAAGGTATTTTAATGTTTTTGGTGAACGTGAGACCTTTAAAGGCAAAACGGCATCGATGGTTTTGCAGCTTGGCTTGCAAGCACTCGAGCATAAAAAGGTGAGGTTGTTTGAGTTTGGTGAGCAACAAAGGGATTTCGTATATATCAAAGATGTCGTGCAGGCAAATGTCAAGGCAATGGAGGCACAAAAAAGTGGTGTGTATAATGTGGGTTCGGGCGTGGCGCGAAGCTATAATGACATTATAAATGCGCTGAAAGCTGAGCTTGGGGATTTTGAAGTGGAATATATTAAAAATCCGTATAGCTTTTTCCAAACGCACACGCAGGCAGACATCAGTCTTACAAGCGAGTTTCTCTCCTACACACCGCGTTTTAGCTTAGAATCTGGTATCAAAACCTATATCCCAGAAATCCGCAGGGTGTATGAAAAGAGGCTTTTTGGGTAA
- a CDS encoding MFS transporter, whose translation MARLKNEEVKVLSLSSLGGMLEFYDFIIFVFFTGVIGVLFFPSDSTFWQDISAYSTFAAGYFARPLGGIIMAHFGDRNGRKNMFMLSILLMVIPTFALGFMPTFEEIGVLAPIALIVIRILQGIAIGGELPGAWVFVCEHSERRVLGSTMGIFTSAVVSGILLGSIVTLFVHMNFSPAEIKEYAWRIPFILGGVFGIISIFLRRYLSETPVFKEMQALQQTQKMPIKEVVKSHKVGVGFSFLSTWILTGCVVISVLLTPNLLAQKFEIDAISKIVYQIIAIFFLASGNALGGILSDRIGLKNASLLFGGSLMLFACLFYGSIVQGVHFDLVLLFYYLMALSAGVMVFTPLILVDSFPAPIRYSGISFAYNISYAIFGGLTPIFFAFVKDEYPFCLGLYMMFLGLLSIVLAVAFVKRFKQV comes from the coding sequence ATGGCACGCTTAAAAAATGAAGAAGTGAAAGTGCTTTCCCTTAGCTCACTTGGGGGAATGCTTGAATTTTACGATTTTATTATTTTTGTGTTTTTTACCGGCGTTATTGGGGTGCTTTTTTTCCCTTCAGATAGCACTTTCTGGCAAGATATTAGCGCTTATAGCACCTTTGCGGCGGGGTATTTTGCAAGACCACTTGGTGGGATTATTATGGCGCATTTTGGCGATAGAAATGGGCGTAAAAATATGTTTATGCTTTCCATTTTGCTTATGGTTATCCCAACTTTTGCGCTAGGTTTTATGCCCACTTTTGAAGAAATTGGCGTGCTTGCGCCCATAGCTTTGATTGTGATTAGAATCTTGCAAGGCATTGCCATTGGCGGGGAATTGCCCGGAGCGTGGGTGTTTGTATGCGAGCACAGCGAACGCAGAGTGCTTGGTTCAACGATGGGTATTTTCACAAGTGCAGTGGTTTCAGGGATTTTGCTAGGAAGCATTGTAACACTCTTTGTGCATATGAATTTTAGCCCGGCGGAAATCAAAGAATACGCGTGGCGCATTCCATTTATTTTGGGCGGGGTTTTTGGAATTATTTCAATTTTCTTGCGTAGATATTTGAGTGAAACACCGGTGTTTAAGGAAATGCAAGCGTTGCAACAAACGCAAAAAATGCCCATTAAAGAGGTGGTGAAATCACATAAAGTAGGTGTTGGATTCTCATTCTTAAGCACTTGGATTTTGACTGGTTGTGTCGTTATTAGCGTGCTTTTGACGCCTAATCTTTTAGCACAAAAATTTGAAATTGATGCGATTTCAAAAATCGTCTATCAAATCATCGCAATCTTTTTCTTAGCCTCTGGAAACGCGCTAGGTGGGATTTTAAGCGATAGAATCGGCTTAAAAAATGCAAGCCTGCTTTTTGGTGGCTCGCTCATGCTTTTTGCCTGCCTCTTTTATGGCTCAATCGTGCAAGGCGTGCATTTTGACCTAGTTTTGCTCTTTTATTATTTGATGGCACTAAGCGCTGGAGTTATGGTTTTCACGCCCTTAATCCTTGTAGATAGCTTCCCTGCGCCCATTCGATACAGCGGGATTTCATTTGCATACAATATTTCTTATGCTATTTTTGGTGGTTTGACGCCGATTTTTTTCGCCTTTGTCAAAGATGAATATCCTTTCTGCTTAGGCTTGTATATGATGTTTTTAGGGCTTTTAAGCATTGTGCTAGCGGTGGCGTTTGTGAAAAGATTCAAACAGGTTTAA
- a CDS encoding cytidylyltransferase domain-containing protein, with translation MKIVAIIPARAGSKRIPHKNIKPFLGKSIISYPIVCARESKLFDEIIVSTDSKEIAEVANTFGAQTPFLRPAYLSDDFTPTLSVIAHAARELELKPQDIICCIYPATPLLQAHILQNAFALLESQKSAQYVFSALRFSHNPLRGFRLQSSQTSLQENHATTLQKEEILLPQKAQGFVKPLEAKFQNTRTQDLEALFYDAGQFYFGRAGAFLEELPIFAPHSLGMELDFFDAQDIDTPQDWELAEFKYRYKFDLF, from the coding sequence ATGAAAATCGTCGCCATAATCCCCGCTCGCGCAGGCTCAAAGAGAATTCCACACAAAAACATCAAGCCTTTTTTAGGTAAGTCCATTATTTCCTACCCAATTGTTTGTGCGCGAGAATCTAAGCTTTTTGATGAAATTATAGTAAGCACAGATTCTAAAGAAATTGCAGAAGTTGCAAATACCTTTGGCGCGCAAACACCCTTTTTGCGTCCAGCGTATTTGAGCGATGATTTTACGCCTACTTTGAGCGTTATCGCGCATGCTGCAAGGGAATTGGAGTTAAAACCGCAAGATATTATTTGTTGTATTTACCCAGCAACGCCACTTTTGCAAGCGCATATTTTGCAAAACGCCTTTGCCTTGCTAGAATCACAAAAAAGCGCGCAGTATGTCTTTAGCGCTTTGCGATTTAGTCATAATCCCTTGCGAGGCTTTAGATTGCAATCTTCACAAACCTCGCTACAAGAAAACCACGCAACCACACTGCAAAAAGAGGAGATTCTGCTACCACAAAAAGCACAAGGCTTTGTCAAGCCTTTGGAGGCAAAGTTTCAAAACACGCGCACGCAGGATTTGGAGGCACTTTTTTATGATGCGGGGCAGTTTTATTTTGGACGTGCGGGCGCATTTTTGGAGGAATTGCCTATTTTTGCCCCGCATTCTCTTGGCATGGAGCTAGATTTTTTTGACGCGCAGGATATTGACACGCCGCAAGATTGGGAATTAGCGGAGTTTAAATACCGCTATAAATTTGATCTTTTTTAA
- a CDS encoding D-glycero-alpha-D-manno-heptose-1,7-bisphosphate 7-phosphatase has product MRDSQPCAFFDRDGVINIDSGYVYKKEDFVFNEGIFELLEFLKNKGFLLIVVTNQSGIARGFYTRAQMEKLHNFMQETLRKKLGFCFDRIYFCEHTPAQNCACRKPKIGMIESALKDFDINLSASLLIGDKITDVQCAQDSHIAQKFFITQEDCGDSKLQAINNLHIIHALKEIPPLLTQGNLNKRSER; this is encoded by the coding sequence ATGCGAGATTCACAACCTTGCGCGTTTTTTGATAGAGATGGCGTGATAAACATCGATAGTGGTTATGTGTATAAAAAAGAGGATTTTGTCTTTAATGAGGGTATTTTCGAGCTGTTGGAATTCTTGAAAAATAAGGGTTTTTTGCTGATTGTGGTGACAAATCAATCCGGTATCGCACGCGGATTCTACACGCGTGCGCAAATGGAGAAGTTGCATAACTTTATGCAAGAAACATTGCGCAAAAAGCTTGGTTTTTGCTTTGATAGAATCTATTTTTGTGAGCATACGCCAGCGCAAAATTGTGCGTGTAGGAAGCCAAAAATCGGTATGATAGAATCCGCACTCAAAGATTTTGATATTAATCTTTCCGCCTCACTTTTAATTGGTGATAAAATCACAGATGTGCAGTGTGCGCAGGATTCTCACATTGCGCAGAAATTTTTTATCACACAAGAGGATTGTGGAGATTCTAAGCTACAAGCTATAAACAATCTCCACATAATTCACGCGCTTAAAGAAATCCCACCTTTGCTCACGCAAGGCAATCTCAATAAAAGGAGCGAGCGATGA
- a CDS encoding alanine racemase gives MAEILLDSRAFRHNLSIITQVLGAQEKIALVLKDNAYGHGLIEMAHLAKQNGIKNVFVKNYNEALQVAHLFESISIFYGGVTPKQTLQPNMAVVVSDTHMLERLKSGDKIELKLNVGMNRNGIQPSELENFFTLIAGKNLTLFGVLAHIAYGDEGGAEFEKQRWKFSELKAHVSSLCVRFGIPTPRFHSLSSSGALRVKSQSHALQDDLVRIGIAAYGYLEAPLSIASDLRPVASLWAQRICSKTLEQDSQIGYGGKGRVETKSIVSTYDVGYGDGFFRFNEIHAQNLKKNGEKFHTAEGYEIFPRMSMDCFSCASDAPKVCLMNDASYVARVFGTISYEILAHLSPNIARVVV, from the coding sequence ATGGCAGAAATTCTCTTAGATTCTCGTGCTTTTAGACATAATCTTTCTATTATTACTCAAGTTTTGGGTGCGCAAGAAAAAATAGCCCTTGTGCTAAAAGATAATGCTTATGGGCATGGCTTGATTGAAATGGCACATTTAGCCAAGCAAAATGGCATTAAAAATGTGTTTGTGAAAAATTACAACGAAGCCTTACAGGTAGCGCATTTATTTGAATCTATAAGTATTTTTTATGGTGGTGTGACACCTAAGCAAACTCTTCAACCAAATATGGCGGTCGTGGTGAGTGATACGCATATGCTAGAAAGGCTCAAAAGTGGCGATAAAATCGAGCTAAAGCTGAATGTTGGAATGAATCGCAACGGCATACAGCCTAGTGAATTAGAAAATTTTTTTACTCTTATTGCAGGAAAAAACCTCACGCTTTTTGGTGTGTTAGCACATATTGCCTATGGCGATGAGGGTGGAGCAGAGTTTGAAAAACAAAGATGGAAATTTAGCGAGCTAAAAGCGCACGTAAGTAGCCTTTGTGTGCGTTTTGGGATTCCAACCCCACGTTTTCACTCCTTAAGCTCATCTGGTGCGTTGCGCGTAAAAAGTCAATCCCACGCCTTACAAGATGATTTGGTTCGCATAGGAATTGCCGCTTATGGCTATTTGGAAGCCCCCTTGTCGATTGCTTCGGACTTGCGCCCTGTTGCGAGCCTTTGGGCGCAGAGAATCTGTTCTAAAACCTTAGAGCAAGATTCACAAATTGGCTACGGCGGGAAAGGTAGAGTAGAAACAAAAAGCATTGTTAGCACCTATGATGTCGGCTATGGCGATGGATTTTTTCGCTTTAATGAAATCCACGCACAGAATCTAAAGAAAAATGGCGAGAAATTCCACACCGCTGAAGGATATGAGATTTTTCCGCGTATGTCAATGGACTGCTTTTCTTGCGCGAGTGATGCGCCAAAAGTGTGCTTGATGAATGACGCAAGCTATGTGGCGAGGGTATTTGGCACGATTAGCTATGAGATTTTAGCGCACCTTTCGCCAAATATCGCGCGCGTGGTTGTGTGA
- the serB gene encoding phosphoserine phosphatase SerB, producing the protein MKLAVFDFDSTLMNGETIDFLAKECNVEAQVAHITAQAMEGRLDYYESLKSRVALLKGLSLARAKEICENLPLNLGAHEIVQILKSKGYKVVCFSGGFSLATRHFAKVLGLDSDFSNILHFKDDVLSGEIGGEMMFSTSKGEMLVRLQNLLGIERQNTLCVGDGANDLSMFASADTRIAFCAKNVLKEAANIIIDKQDLREIEKYV; encoded by the coding sequence ATGAAATTAGCAGTATTTGATTTTGATTCTACACTGATGAATGGCGAGACGATTGATTTTTTAGCTAAAGAATGTAACGTGGAAGCACAGGTAGCGCATATTACAGCGCAGGCGATGGAGGGGAGGCTTGATTATTATGAAAGCCTAAAATCGCGTGTGGCATTGCTTAAGGGGCTAAGTTTGGCTCGCGCAAAAGAGATTTGTGAGAATCTTCCGCTTAATCTTGGTGCGCATGAAATCGTGCAGATTCTTAAAAGCAAAGGTTATAAAGTTGTGTGTTTTAGCGGTGGTTTTAGTCTTGCTACAAGGCATTTTGCAAAGGTTTTGGGGCTAGATTCTGATTTTAGCAATATTTTGCATTTCAAAGATGATGTGTTAAGTGGCGAGATAGGTGGTGAGATGATGTTTAGCACTTCAAAGGGTGAAATGCTTGTGCGCTTGCAGAATCTGCTTGGTATAGAAAGGCAAAATACGCTATGTGTGGGAGATGGCGCAAATGATTTGAGTATGTTTGCCTCTGCTGACACGCGTATAGCCTTTTGTGCGAAAAATGTCTTAAAAGAAGCGGCAAATATTATTATCGATAAGCAGGATTTAAGAGAGATTGAAAAGTATGTGTAA
- a CDS encoding 2-isopropylmalate synthase: MSYKRYERGYFMPPDSHKYLEWAQKEYVTKAPIWCSVDLRDGNQALITPMSLEEKIEFFKLLVKIGFKEIEVGFPAASQTEYAFLRTLIEQDLIPQDVCVQVLTQAREHIIKKTFESLQGCKNAIVHVYNSTSYAQREQVFRKSREEVKKIAIEGAKHLMEYASKTEGGFRFEYSPESFSGTEMEYALEVCNSVIEVFQPTKEKKLILNLPVTVEMSLPHIYATQIAYISQNVDKRENVLISLHPHNDRGCAIADAELGLLAGADRIEGTLFGNGERTGNVDIITLAMNLHTHGVDSKLDFSNIPPICEVYERVTKMRVYERQPYSGKLVFAAFSGSHQDAIAKGMAYHAEHKLNTWNVPYLPIDPKDVGREYESDVIRINSQSGKGGIAYVLHTQLGIDLPAQFKEAFSYYVKDISDKAHKELSVGEICEIFQNDFVNLKTPLELCEYRFEKQENGFSVELELHFKGKRHKYHARGNGRLDSIANALRENLGLEFEIIDYSEHSLKEGSSSQAISYVQIKSGGVRYFGAGIDTDIIIASVQGLVSAINRSLVDSEK; the protein is encoded by the coding sequence ATGAGCTACAAAAGATATGAGAGGGGTTATTTTATGCCTCCAGATTCTCATAAATATTTAGAATGGGCGCAGAAAGAATATGTCACAAAAGCGCCAATTTGGTGCAGTGTGGATTTGCGCGATGGGAATCAAGCACTCATCACACCTATGAGTTTGGAAGAAAAAATCGAGTTTTTCAAGCTTCTTGTAAAAATCGGCTTTAAGGAAATAGAAGTCGGATTCCCAGCAGCAAGCCAAACAGAATACGCCTTTTTACGCACGCTAATTGAGCAAGATTTAATCCCCCAAGATGTCTGTGTGCAGGTGCTTACCCAAGCGCGCGAACACATTATCAAAAAAACTTTTGAAAGCCTGCAAGGATGCAAAAATGCCATCGTGCATGTGTATAACTCCACTTCTTACGCCCAACGCGAGCAGGTATTTAGAAAATCGCGCGAAGAGGTGAAAAAAATCGCCATTGAAGGTGCAAAGCATTTGATGGAATATGCAAGCAAAACAGAAGGAGGCTTTAGGTTTGAATACTCACCTGAAAGCTTTAGCGGGACAGAGATGGAATACGCACTTGAAGTGTGCAATAGCGTGATTGAAGTTTTTCAACCCACAAAAGAAAAAAAACTTATTTTAAATCTCCCTGTCACCGTTGAAATGAGCCTACCACATATTTATGCCACACAAATAGCATATATCTCACAAAATGTAGATAAGCGTGAAAATGTGCTTATCTCATTGCATCCGCATAATGATAGAGGTTGTGCGATAGCAGATGCAGAACTAGGGCTTTTAGCTGGAGCAGATAGGATTGAGGGCACGCTATTTGGCAATGGTGAGCGCACAGGGAATGTCGATATTATCACCCTTGCGATGAATCTGCATACGCACGGTGTTGATTCTAAGCTTGATTTTAGCAATATTCCGCCAATTTGCGAGGTGTATGAACGCGTGACAAAAATGCGCGTGTATGAACGTCAGCCTTATTCTGGCAAGCTTGTGTTTGCGGCGTTTTCTGGCTCGCATCAAGATGCAATCGCAAAAGGTATGGCATATCACGCAGAGCACAAGCTTAACACTTGGAATGTGCCATATTTGCCAATCGACCCAAAAGATGTGGGGCGCGAGTATGAAAGCGATGTGATACGCATAAATTCCCAAAGCGGCAAAGGCGGGATTGCTTATGTGTTGCACACGCAGTTAGGCATCGATTTGCCCGCGCAGTTTAAAGAGGCGTTTTCCTACTATGTTAAGGATATTTCGGACAAGGCGCATAAGGAACTAAGTGTTGGGGAGATTTGCGAGATTTTTCAAAATGATTTTGTGAATCTAAAAACACCGCTAGAGCTTTGTGAATATCGCTTTGAAAAGCAGGAAAACGGCTTTAGCGTGGAGTTGGAATTGCATTTTAAAGGCAAAAGACATAAATACCACGCGCGCGGAAATGGGCGACTTGATAGCATAGCAAATGCTTTGCGGGAGAATCTAGGCTTAGAATTTGAAATCATCGATTACAGCGAGCATTCTTTGAAAGAGGGCTCAAGCTCGCAAGCCATCTCTTATGTGCAGATAAAAAGTGGCGGTGTGAGATACTTTGGCGCGGGGATTGACACAGATATTATCATCGCAAGTGTGCAAGGGCTTGTCAGCGCAATAAATCGCAGTTTGGTGGATTCTGAAAAATAA
- the flgH gene encoding flagellar basal body L-ring protein FlgH: MKKKFSIFAIFFALHFQLLGFEADIDFSQIPEYVEESPAQEFIPDIPRAGSLFGTGDRPLFADRRAMKPDDLITIIISESASANFATTKAYNGTSGGASTPPSLQYGGSDEEQKKIAQELNDMSAYTLTKANNTTNFTGGGNQNHTDSINATITARIIKVLENGNYFIAGQKEILVDGEKQILQVSGVVRPYDVEKNNSVQSRYLADAKIAYRSLGPISQTRSKNPVSDGIESLWPF, encoded by the coding sequence GTGAAAAAAAAATTCTCCATTTTTGCGATATTTTTTGCGTTACATTTCCAGTTGCTAGGCTTTGAAGCGGATATCGATTTTAGTCAAATCCCTGAATATGTTGAGGAATCTCCAGCACAAGAATTTATCCCAGACATTCCGCGCGCGGGCTCACTTTTTGGTACGGGTGATCGTCCGCTTTTTGCCGATAGACGCGCGATGAAGCCAGATGATTTAATCACAATTATCATCAGTGAAAGTGCTAGCGCGAATTTTGCCACCACCAAAGCCTACAACGGCACAAGTGGCGGGGCTAGCACGCCCCCGAGCTTGCAGTATGGCGGGAGCGATGAAGAGCAAAAAAAGATTGCCCAAGAGCTTAATGATATGAGTGCTTACACGCTCACAAAGGCGAATAATACGACAAACTTTACCGGTGGAGGCAATCAAAATCACACAGATTCTATTAACGCCACCATCACCGCGCGCATTATCAAGGTGTTAGAAAATGGAAATTATTTTATCGCGGGACAAAAGGAAATTCTAGTTGATGGTGAAAAGCAGATTTTACAAGTGAGTGGCGTGGTGCGTCCCTATGATGTGGAGAAAAATAATTCCGTGCAGTCGCGCTATTTAGCTGATGCAAAAATCGCTTATCGCTCGCTTGGTCCTATCTCGCAAACACGCAGTAAAAACCCTGTGAGTGATGGGATTGAAAGTTTGTGGCCATTTTAA